A stretch of DNA from Pongo pygmaeus isolate AG05252 chromosome 3, NHGRI_mPonPyg2-v2.0_pri, whole genome shotgun sequence:
GCAAACGCATCACAGTTCAACTCTCCTTCTAACCAATCCTACTACCCACTCAAGTGGTGCTGATCCTGAGACCACTGTAAAATAAATTTCCTGCGCACAAATCTCTGTCTTAGAGTCTATTTCCCAGGAAACCTGACTTGCAGTGCAGCtaacactgtaacagaaatgaaaacaaacaaacaagaaaactcagaaaaattaACCAGATACTGGGttcatttcctcttttccatttcttgcttttggaGAATCGTGTCCACCTTCTATCTCCTtgctagagacagggtcctgtttCTTCCAGTGCCCTCAACCAGCCACTCCTTAACACCACAGGCAGAAACCCCAGAAACTCTGCTCTCCCAGGACAGCAGGGGGCACCGCAGACCCCAGTTCCTCCCCTTGGTCCTGCAGCTGCACTTCTGAAGTCTGGTCCCTTCAAGATCTGGCAGGGGGTGAAGACCAAAGGAGAGGAGGGGGTGAAGCAGAGGAATCCATCTAGGAGGAGAAGCTAGTTCTGGCGGCTCCCCATTGGCCTCTTCCTGGGAGCCTGAGTCCAGGAAGCAGGAAGCGCTGGCTCTGAGGACAGAGACATGGGCCCTGCTGGCTGTGCCTTCACGCTGCTCCTTCTGCTGGGGATCTCAGGTGAGCACCAGGGTGGGGTtgagaaggcagaggcagaggatTTTTACTAAAGAGGGCATCATATAGAACAATGTGACACTTCACCCATGGGATGTTAGTTATGAGTAGCGTGGCCTGAGGAGGTCCTGAGAGGCTACTATATACCCAGCACCGTTCCAATGCTCCTGATTGGAAATagcagtacacacacacaccctatctTCGTGGGATCCCTATCTTCGTGGGACTTATAATCAATGCACATATTAAATGTGTAAATTATAAGGCATGTTAGAAGGTAATAAGTACTATGAAAGGAAAGGGGCATGTGAAGTACAGGGGCAGGAGTGTTGCAATCTTTAGAAGGGTAGTTAAAGAAGGCCTCACTAAGAAGGAGTCAtttgagcagaactgaaggagataagtAAATTAGCTAAGAGGACCCAGGAAAAGAGCATCTCAAGCAGAGGGAACTGGAAGAGCAAACACTGTTCAATGATTTCAGGTATAcgcttgttcatttatttttctggtcCACAGGGATTTAAAAGAAGGGTATATtggccagacatagtggctcacgcctgtaatcccagcactttgggaggctgaggcgggcagatcacttgagatcaggagttacaagactagcctgggcaacatggcgaaaccccatctctacaaaaaatacaaaaattagccaggtgtggtggcgggcacatgtagtcccatgtgctgaggcaggagctgaggctgaggcaggagaagtgcttgagcctgggaagtggagggtgcagtaagccgagatagcgccactgcactccagcctgggcgacagagtaagaccctgtccccccaaaaaacaaaaaacaaaaagggtaTGCTGAGAGAGCAAAAAACTTAACAGGTTGCAAAGAAGAAAGATACACAAATAACTGCAAAATGCCAATTCAGTTAAACCAAATAGCACAAAAGTAAACAGCTTGCAACCTCAATCGCATCTGAGGGCATCATTGTATTTATAAACTAACACACTTCATAATCCTGATGGTGACCTTGAATCAAGTAAAAGTTAAATTTGAATCTTCATggagcataatttttttttaagagacagagtctcattctgtcacccaggttagagtgcagtggcgcaatttcatagcccactgcaacctcaaactcctgggttcaagcaatcctcccacctcggcctccctagtagctgggactacaggcgtgcaaccACACCTGTTGTGTTTGTGGCCCAAAAGAgctgaagccaaaaaaaaaaaaaacaaaaaaaacaaaccctgacTGGTATTTAGGAAGTGATTTGCGAAAAGTAAGAAAAGTCTCTAATATAGCACCTGTCTCCAACATtcctttttctacttctgtgccCTGTCTCTGGTCATCCCTAGTTTGAGAGTCCAATGTGACCTAGGGTTTCCTTCTGCCCTGCCTATCTCACcacttttttttccagacagggtctcactctcttgcccaggctggagtgcagtggcatgatctaaactcactgcatcctccacctcctgggctcaagcaatcctcctgcctcagcctcccaagtagctgggactacaggcatgcaccatcatgccaggctaatttctttatattttttgtagagacggtgtttggccatgttgcccaggctggttttgaactcctggacttgagcaatccacccgcctcagcctcccaaagtgctggggttataggcatgcgccaccatgcccagtcaatcTTACCACTTTCATTTGTCTATTGGTTCATTTATGTAGTCATGCAAATATTCACTGAGAACCTGTCTGTGTGCTAGCTACCAGCTAGAGCTCACACCTGTATGTAGTGTGCTGTTGTCAGTATCTACCTCTCACTGACCAGGGAACGTCCACAGATAAAGTATATGCTGACCTGCCAAGGCCAGCGCCCTGCAGCAGCATCCTGGCCACCTACAACACGGCTTGAGTATACAGGTCACCAGCACactagagaaagaaagggaaatgtggaaatctttttctttttcaattttttttttagagacctggtttcactatgttgcccaggcctcaagcagttctcccacctcatcctcccaaagcaccaggattacaggcatgagccactatccctggtttaaaaaaaaataaattttaagttaaattatATTCCATGTATGCTGCTAAAGAAGGCAGGTAAGTATGTTTGTGAAGATTCCCACTAATAGGTAGAAAGCATTTGAAAATTTTGGCCTTTAACACCAATctggaaaatttaaatataaaggaAGGCTCTCTGTTCAGTGAATCTAGATATTATATGTGTTACTATGTGTTAACGATACCCTATTTCTTCCTTAGGGTCTTGCTCACGCTCTTTTCCCAAAAAGAAAGAGCTGCAATCAGGTGAGTGGTCTTCATTTTGAGCCCAAGACTGCTGGGTGTGGAACCAGAATAGGATAGAGTACGGTGTCTAGGGAGGGTTCAGGTCCTAGGAATAGATGGGAGTTTGGGAATGATGATAAGGTGGGGACCAGAGAAACAGGACTCCTAGGTTTccacatttccctttcttctctttctctagtGTGTGGGCGACCTGTATACTCAAGCCGCGTTGTAGGTGGCCAGGATGCTGCTGCAGGGCGCTGGCCTTGGCAGGTCAGCCTACACTTTGACCACAACTTTATCTGTGGAGGTTCCCTCGTCAGTGAGAGGTGGATACTGACAGCAGCACACTGCATACAACCGTGAGTTCTAGCTGACAGCTAACACACAGACAGGTTCTCAGTGAATATTTGCATCACTTCATGAATGAACCAACAGACAAATGAAAGTGGTAAGATAGGCAGGGCGGAAGGAAACCCAAGTCATGTCAGACTATCAAACCCGAAACAACTGGAGACAGTGCATAGAAGTAGAAAAAGGAAAGTTGGAGACAGGCACTATATTAaagacttttcttattttttgccaaATCACCTTCTAAATACCAGTCAGGAGATTTTTGTCATAAGTTTTTTTGGATCATAAACACAATCTGAGCTCTAAGAGCCACTGCTGTGAGAGAAGCAACTTGTCATGTGGTGAGTGTCCCTATGGAGAGGCCCATGTGGAACCCGCATCTCTATTCAACAGCGAGAAGACCCAAAGCCTACCAACGTAAGTGAGTTTGGACACAGATCCTCCCCAATAAGATGACTGCAGCTCACCTTGATTGCAGCCACATGAGAGACCTTGAGTCAATGGTACTCAACTAAGTCACACCTGATTCCTGACCCATAAAAACTatgagataaatatttgttgttttaagccactaagctttATGATAACTTGTTATGCAACAATTGATAACTAATacacacagaaattaaaattcCAGGACTCTTCAATAACAACACTGAAAGTTCAaagaaaataagccaggtgtggcagcttgcacctgtaatcccagctactcatgaggctgaggtagaagaatcacttgatcccaggagttcaaggctgcagtgagctatgattgtaccacgaattccagcctgggtgacagagtgagaccctgtctctaaaaaaaaaattaagtttaaaaaaaaactcaaagaaaatagAGTGATAACttcaaaatgctaaaaaaaaattatttccaacttAGAATTCTACCCATATGCAAACCATCAATCAAATGTGggatagaaataaaacattttcaaatacacaAAGCAGCAAAAATGTTACCTCTCATGCATGTTTTCTCAAGAAGCCATAGGAGAATCTGCTCCACCAAAATAAAGGGGGAAAAACAGGAAAACACAGGATCCAGACAAAAGGGGGAATAAAACACAGAAGAGAATCCCTAAGAAAGTCATAAAGGATAAAGAAAGTGCCAAGATGATGGCTGTGCAGCAGCCCAGATTAGAACAAGAGGGCAGAGGGctccaaaaaaaagagagtattGATAGAATGCCTGACAAGTTTGAACAAAATGAGAGGAGATTTACACTTCTGGTGGAGAGCCTGGGGAATGAGACTGGTGATGGgtataaagataaaaacaaaaaaccaaagtgaGCCCACTTATCAACTCCAGGAGAAGCAAAACGTTTTATAAGAAATGTAGTCACCCAATAGGACCCAGTAGTGAATAATGTTTACATAGTCACAAGAACAAACGCATTAAATACTGATCTAACAAAAAGTTATGACAACACTGGCTAGGAGGATGGGTGGAATGGAAGTGGGAGGTGGGGGGTAGACTGCGATGTGTAAGAAAGCTCAATCCTCACCTTCCACACTAGGAACTCAGGattctaaaactgaaaaagaaaaatcaagaaacagcTATATATAGGGTTTCTTGAAAACACTCGAAAATTACTAAGAGCTAAAAGAGTTGAAAGTCATTGCCTCTAAATAGTTTGAACTGAGGGTGGTGGGGCAGAgaacttgttatttatttatttattttgtacatCTTACCAAATTACCTGGCATTTTAACAGTGTATATGCGTAACTGTGgttatattttgctttaaaattttattcagaaaTGAAGGTCTAGTGCTCAGAACAGAAATCAGTATGGACAATAAACAGCAATGTCTATTAAGCATACAGGTGATGGCGGAAACCATGGAGAATGGGAGAGGTAAATGAGAAAACCGGAGAGAAAATACAGGACAAAACTCAAGCCACAAGCCTCTAGGAAGAGACCACAGAAAGAGTGGTCAGGGAaggacagggagagagaaagagaggaaagaaggagacAAATCAACCCCAGTTGAAGTTGGAAGCACCATGGTTAATTCCAGTTGGCTACCCTCCTTTCTTGACTAGACACTTGGTGCTACATATAGGCAGCTTGTTCTGACCCAGCTGCAGGCCATAAGCAGGcctcctttcttttccccatagGACCTGGAGTACTTTTTCATATACTGTGTGGCTGGGATCGATTAAAGTAGGTGACTCAAGGAAAAGTGTGAAGTACTACGTGTCCAAAATCGTCATCCATCCCAAGTACCAAGATACAACAGCAGATGTCGCCTTGTTGAAACTGTCCTCTCAAGTCACCTTCACTTCTGCCATCCTGCCTATTTGCTTGCCCAATGTCACAAAGCAGTTGGCAATTCCAGCCTTTTGTTGGGTGACCGGATGGGGAAAAGTTAAGGAAAGTTCAGGTGAGAATGGGCAGAGAGAAGGGTTGTTTTATATGTCATCCTCTTGTACTCCAGAACATTCATATTCTAGGCATATCCTTaccatggaaaatatttttcaacaaaacCAGATCAATCTAATGATATtatctatgtttttaaataaaatatcttttttgacatttatatttttatgttatttactCTTACATCTTGCAGAGTCTAGCTATAGCTGGAAGAGTAGATACTAACAATTTAAACACATAACTACCTCTCTCAAACAGAGGTTAATAAGACTGATTTAAAGTTTGGAGAGTGTCTAGTGTTTTTTAACTGTTTCTCAAGTTTTATGTCAACTCTTTCCCAGGTTGGAGTAGAGACAAGACAAGAACTGAtctagaagcaaaaaaaaaaatgcgaaaGGAAGAAGTTTTAGAATCCTTTAGAATACTCATACCTTTACTCAATCAGAATTTATCGGAAGTACTCATTATTTAGAACAATGGCTCAATTAAAACAAACCTCAAAGAAGCAGAAATAATTTAGAATTACTGAGTTTTAGATTTAAGTGTACCAAAAGATCCACCCATAAGCAAATATGATTAGAAAGGCATCGTAAGCTGCTTTTGGATTCCCATTCAGAGACTTCTGCACATCATGACTGAATGCTGCCCCTGCACTTTTCCGGGTTGCTTTAATCTTTTGTTCCTGTCTTCCTCCACAGATAGAGATTACCATTCTACCCTTCAGGAAGCAGAAGTACCCATTATTGACCGCCAGGCTTGTGAACACCTCTACAACCCCATCGGTATCTTCTTGCCAGCACTGGAGCCAGTCATCAAGGAAGACAAGATTTGTGCTGGTGATACTCAAAACATGAAGGATAGTTGCAAGGTCAGGGTTTGctctagagaatttttttttaaacatgagatCTTAATTTGGATCCaggttttcctatctgtaaataACTGGATTGGGAGTCAGGAGATGAGGGTTCTAAGAATAACTCTTATGTTACCCTGgacaaatcacttaacttctATCTGTGAAATCAATTTCTTCAACTATAAGACTATTGATCTAGACCAATGTTAATGACTGGTcattggacttttttttgttttgttttgtttttaaattagagacagagccttgctctgtcacccaggctggagtacagtggcatgatgatagcttactacagcctctagctcctgggttcaatcagtcatcctcccacctcagcctcctgagtagctgggactacaagctcacACCTCACCAGGCCCacatacttttttcatttttttgtagagatgaggtctcactatgttgaccaggctgatcccaaattcctggcctcaagcaatccttcctccttgGGTTGCTGGACTTTTATAGACCTGTATATTTTCACAAGTATATTATGAGGTTGAAGCAGAATTgccaacttttaaattttttcaagtaAGAACATTTCATTCTATACCTAAAAGATGTCATTCTATTGTCTCCTGGTCATAACTGATGAAAAATCAGCCATTATTTGCATCTTCATTCCATTGAGTGTAATGTGTTGTTTTGCCCTGGctgctttcagattttttttctttatctttgattgtCAGCAGTTTGAATATGATGTACTAAGTGtagttttctttgcatttatcctATTCGGGGTTTActgagtttttggttttttaaatctattctttAACATATTTCACCAACACTTGGAAATTTTTCAGTAATGATTTCTTCAAAAACTATTCTGcctcatttctctctcctccccttctaGATGAAACCATAAACTTGTTAAGTTATACCTTTTGGTATTTTCACACaagtccattttatttttatgtttttctctctgttcttcaaatTGGATACTTTTAAATTGATCTGTATTGAAGATCACTGCCTCTTTCTGCTGTCATTTACATTTCAAGTCCATCTAgtgaagtttttatttcagacattttattttttagttgtagAATGACCATTTGGTtttattctctccttctctcatcCACATATACTTTCTAGATCTCTGCCAAGATTTTCTAgctgtatattataaatattttcctttacatGTGTTGACCACAGTTATAATAGTTGCTTTAAATCCTTATCTGCTAATTCCAAAATCAATCTGAGTTATCTCAGGGATATTCTCCAACAATTGCTTTTTCTCATGAGTAGCATTTTCCAGTTTATCTTGGAAAACATTTTCctgttgttttgtttactttaaTATCTAATCTTTTTGGAATATATCCTGGACAATGTCAATAGCATGGTGTAGGGAGTACAGATTGTTATGCTTCTCTAAAGAATGTTGATTTCCTGTTTCAACGGGAAGTCAACTTGGCTGACCTCAAAATCCAAACTGGATCTCTCCTGTGATAGGCATCAGTAGTTATTTTAGCCTTAGCTGAGCTGCTCGGAGTctaacctgcacatgtatgtaATTCAGGGTGTATTCAGAAATTTGAGCAGAGTTTATATGCAGAACTTGGGACTCTCTCTCTGTGGCTCTCTCCTTTCTGGTATATTTCCCTTCACTTTCCAACTGCTAAGGTAGCTCTAAACTCCATCCTCTGATTCCTCAAGTCAGTAAGACTGTGGGTTTCTTTTTAAGTTCCAGCCACTACGCATGATAATGACTGGGGCCTGCTTTAAGggaaaaaccattttttaaaaaaagagtgtcaTTCTTTTCTTCCAAGGATTGACTCTAGTTTCTGCCTGCTATTGGCCACTCTCCACTGCCTTCAGAGAGTAGCCTTTTATATGGTGTCCACAATTTATAACTTACCCGAAGCAGAGTTTGTCAGAGACAAGTCACTCccataagaaattttaaaaacagaaagagtCCTAAGAAGAgcagaatatactttcttcttAAGTGcccatggaacattctccagaataaaCCATATGCTAAGCtgtaaaacaagcctcaataaagtTGCAAGgattaaaattatacaaagtatattttctattcacaatggaatgaaattagaaataaataagagagaaatatggaaattcacaaatatgtggaaagtaACACACTGCTAAACTAGGAAATATTTTGAGacgaataaaaatgaagaaacaacatATCGTCTTATGGaggcagctaaagcagtgcttagagagaaatttatatctgtaaatgcctacattaaacaATAAATCTCAAATCAGTAACCTAATCTTCCATACAAGACACTGGAaaaagaagttcaagaccagtctgggcaacacagtggacctcgtctctactaaaaattaaaaaagttagctgggtatggtgcacaagcctgtagtcccagctacttaggaggctggggcaggaggatcccttgagcccagaagttcacatatgtagtgagctatgatcatatcactgtactccagcctggacaacagagcaagactctgtggctctgtctcttaaaaaaaatatatatatataaacaaaattttaaaaaaaggctgggtgtgatggctcatacctgtaatcgcagcactttgggaggataaggtaggagattttttttcagcccaggagttcaagaccagcctgggcaataccgtgagatcctatctctaaaaaaaaaaaaaaaaaaaaatcagccaggcatggtggtacacttgtggtcccagctacttgggaggattgctagagcccaggagttcaaggctgcagtgagctatatttgcaccactgtgctccaggctgggtgacacagtgagacctgtcttaaagaaaaaaacaaaaaacaaaaaacgaacaaCTAAacctaaagaaaatacaaagaaggaaataagggaTATAGTGGAAATTActgaaatagagaacagaaagacaatagagaaaataaacaaaagcaaaagttggtttttaaaaagatcaacaaaattgaaaaaaaactttatctaaactgagcaagaaaaaaaaaagactcaaattactaaagttaaaaataaaactgggacCTTACTAccaaccttacagaaataaaaagaatttgtaaGACACTACTATGAATAACAGTATGCCAAAAAATTAGATAACTAAGATGatatggacaaattcctagaaacacacaaactACCATAACTTACCTAAGAAGAAATAGATGGTCTGAATAAACctaataaaaagtaaagagattgcatttgtgatttaaaaaaaaaaaaaactaccaacaaATAAAAGATCAGGTCCAGATAGaattcactgatgaattctaccaaacatttaaataattaatccCAATTCTGGCCAcaggcagtggctcatacctgtaaccccagcactttaggaggccaaggcgggcaggtcacttgaggccaggagttcgagatgagcctagcaaacgtggcaaaaccccgtctctacaaaaaatacaaaaattagccgggcatggtggcacgtgcctgtattcccagctactcgggaggctgaggcatgagaatcacttgaatctgggaggcagaggttgcagtgagccgagatcgtgccactgcactacagcctgggtgacagagtgagattctgtctcaataataataataataataatagtaattaataccaattctacacaagttcttttgaaaaataaaagaggggactggccacagtggctcacacctgtaatcccagcactttgggaggccgaggcaggcagatcacctgaggtcgggagtttgggaccagcctggcatacatggtaaaaccttgtctctattaaaaatacaaaaattagctgggtgtggtggctcatgcctgtaatcccagctactgaggaggctgagggaggagaatcacttgaacccgggaggcagaggtttcagtaagtcaagatcatgccactgtactccagcctgggtaacagagcaaggctctgtctccaaaaaaaaaaaaaaaaaaaaaaaagagggaacacttcccaactcattcgaGATCAGTATTACCGAGACCAAAACCTGACAAAGGCATCACAAGGAAGCTATAGACCAGTATCTTTTATGAATagaggtgcaaaaatcctcaacgaaccaaatccaacaacatataaaaaggaCTATATATACCTGAATGCCAATTTCATGTTTCAACAGGAAGTCAAGTTGGCTGACCTCAAAATCCAAACTGGGGGTAATTACAAATGGGTATGTGGGTTCTTTTTAGGATGTGGTGACTCaagccttgtaatcccagcactttgagaggccaagacaggaggatcacttgaggtcaggagttcaagactagactgagcaacatagtgagacctcgtttctacaaaagattttaaaaattagccacctgtactctcagctactcggtaggctgcggtgggatgatcacttgagactggtaggtcgaggccacagtgagcagtgtttgtgccaccacattccagcctgggagacaaagtgagatcctatctctctttttttatttttcaaaaaataaaaaataaaaagaatataccaTAAACAAtcgagatttatcccaggaaacTTAGGTTGGTTTAAAATCCAGAAATCAATCAATGTTAATATACCATGTTCTTAGAATAAAgagcaaaaaccatatgatcatgtcaataaatatggaaaaaacatttgacaaaattccaacaatgcttcatgttaaaaaaaaaaaaaacaaaccctcaACAATGAGATGAGTGCAGTTTTTCAACTCGATCAAGTGCAACtacaaaaaaacccacagctaaaatACTTCGTGATAAAATACTATATGCTTTTGCCATAAGGTCAGGAAAGGGACAAGGATGTCTACTCTTGCCATTTCTATGCAACActgtactggaggttct
This window harbors:
- the PRSS48 gene encoding serine protease 48, translated to MGPAGCAFTLLLLLGISGSCSRSFPKKKELQSVCGRPVYSSRVVGGQDAAAGRWPWQVSLHFDHNFICGGSLVSERWILTAAHCIQPTWSTFSYTVWLGSIKVGDSRKSVKYYVSKIVIHPKYQDTTADVALLKLSSQVTFTSAILPICLPNVTKQLAIPAFCWVTGWGKVKESSDRDYHSTLQEAEVPIIDRQACEHLYNPIGIFLPALEPVIKEDKICAGDTQNMKDSCKGDSGGPLSCHIDGVWIQIGVVSWGLECGKSLPGVYTNVIYYQKWINATISRANNLDFSDFLFPIVLLSLALLRPSCAFGPNIIHRVGTVAEAVACIQGWEENAWRFSPRGRELTGEPLLTLDDFIYNLK